The genomic stretch taaatagaaaatatactTCAGACTACTTTCCCTCCAAAAAAAAACCCTAATCCGCCAATTCTTCCCTCCCTTTTCCCCCGACGCTTCAAATCCCCACAACTTCTCTCCCCACCAAAATCTCACTCAAAATCATGAACTCGATGCGCTCAATAATTATCATGGCGATGAGATCCCGCCTCTTCCCAATCCCCTCTTCCTTCCACTCCCCGCCTCCCCACCTCCTCCCCTTGATACAATCCTCGCCATTACTCAGGTCCAGGGCTCAGCCGCTGCCCCTCTGCCTTGCTCGATCCCCATTCCGTTCTTCTAGTTCGTGCCCCGCCGTCGCCATCCTCGGCGCCCACGATCCGTTGCCGATGGAGTCACGGTCGCCGTTCGGCGAGATTCACGTGATCCTGGGCCCCATGTTCGCCGGAAAGGCCACCGCCCTCCTCCGCAGGATGCAGGACGAGGTGGACTGCGGAAGGTTTGGCTTCAAATTTTCGCTTTCCATCAACGGTCGTGTATTGTTCCTCTAAAACTTGCGCTTTCTCCCCCTCCCGAAGCAGATATGTGTTGATGGTTAAATCTGACAAGGATACAAGGTATGGATTGGATTCCGTGGTCACACACGATGGGATGAAAATGCCATGCTTTGCTCTTTCGGAGCTTTCGTCGTTCCGAGATAAATTAGGAACTGAAGCCTATGATAAGGTACAGAGAAGTTTATGCGCTTTGTTTTGCCAATAAAGTGCTTGGAAATATGTTTGTCAGTATCAATCTTCCAATAGCCATTACGGTCGAGTCACATATGAAGCTGACGCTGTTTATTTTGTGCAAGCTAAGTAAAATCATGTTGTCTAGGCTAATTAAAGTTGCAAAACTCTGAGCAGCTTAATTATCTGTCTCGTGTTATGGGTTTTGCTCTTGTTATGTTTGACGAAATCCAGTACAGCATATATGTATAACCCAGTGGACAATACTAGCGTGGTTACATGATTGTCTGGCTGATGGTCTGTCTTAAAAGTGCACTTCCTTATGAATTAGAATGTAATTGCCTCTAAAAGAAACTACAAAGTACCTGTGTATATGAAGTAGACCAGCATCAATGCTGCATCAGTGAGGACTAGCAGTTGGTCCTCCTTGGTTTGCTGTTCTATGCTGATTTTTCTATTTTTGGTGGATTTTGTAATAAAAAACCATGGTTGTCTTTTTGAAAGATGATATATTGGAGTTGCTGTATGAAATATGATTCTTTTATAACTAATGATGAGTATCATTGTTTTCTTTCTCTATGTGCAAATGCAATCATTTTTAGTATTTGCTTAATGTTATGCTCATGTTGACATTTTTGTATAGCTTAAGGTTGTACCATTCTTTTGTCCATGtttttcacttttacaacacaacCTATTGCTCTTATTATATAGATGATGTTGGCAACTTTGGTAGCTACTGATGCTATTTGAGTCTGCTGCATGTAATTTTGGCTGACTGCTGCAAGGttgcatacacacacacacacacacacttgtcTTCCTTTCCTTCATTCCTTCAATATTATTCACTAATCTGTCTAAAAATTTGTAGGATCCCTATATCTTAATTATTGATGTAAATCATGACAACATATTAAACCATTTAGATATGGACGAGCTAATGTTTACTTGATGTCTCTTTTTAAGAATGAGATTCTAAACACCATGCTGCTTGACTAGCTAGCAAGCACAATGATCTGGATTTCTTTGTACATGCATATATGTGGAATGACTGATCAAACACCATGGTGAAGATCCTTATTGTACATGTCTAATTCTGTTGCTGATGCTATGTCATGGTAGTTGAACGTGATAGGAATTGACGAAGCCCAATTCTTTCAAGATCTCTATGACTTCTGCTGCAATGCAGCAGATCATGACGGGAAGATTG from Musa acuminata AAA Group cultivar baxijiao chromosome BXJ1-3, Cavendish_Baxijiao_AAA, whole genome shotgun sequence encodes the following:
- the LOC135634144 gene encoding thymidine kinase-like; this encodes MNSMRSIIIMAMRSRLFPIPSSFHSPPPHLLPLIQSSPLLRSRAQPLPLCLARSPFRSSSSCPAVAILGAHDPLPMESRSPFGEIHVILGPMFAGKATALLRRMQDEVDCGRYVLMVKSDKDTRYGLDSVVTHDGMKMPCFALSELSSFRDKLGTEAYDKLNVIGIDEAQFFQDLYDFCCNAADHDGKIVVVAGLDGDYLRKSFGSVLDIVPLADSVTKLTAWCEICGRRAFFTLRKTNETQTELIGGADVYMPVCREHYVDGQVAIEATRTILAVRSSTLAQSEVM